One Tolypothrix bouteillei VB521301 DNA window includes the following coding sequences:
- a CDS encoding sulfite exporter TauE/SafE family protein yields MLHLLLITTLGFLGSFGHCFGMCGPLSVAFSLSHNSETGSATSRQPRWQEQFLFHVLLNLGRMLSYALVGAAIGALGAVLLKSGYLAGIGSELRQWMAIITGILLIWFGIRQINPEFLPRLPVLHPFLQGNLHNRLSAEMVKLSLQTKWWTPALLGITWGLMPCGFLYAAQIKAAETGNWWMGAATMLAFGLGTLPTMLGVGVSTALIGQDKRSQLFRLGGWVTLTIGVLTLLRTGDTMVDYTGHIALVFLVLALIARPISGLWAKPLRYRRALGVGAFVLSLAHTTHMMEHSLQWNFAAFFFLTQEYQLGMVAGAIALVLMTPAALTSFDSWQKFLGKFWRLIHLLSLPALVFGTFHAVTIGSHYLGALQLSWKNKLAVLLLSFVTLGVLLVRWRFFWSILSIQKFYVSSTKSR; encoded by the coding sequence ATGTTACATTTGTTGCTCATTACAACCCTAGGGTTTCTTGGAAGTTTTGGACACTGCTTTGGAATGTGCGGTCCTCTTTCAGTAGCATTTTCTCTATCTCATAATTCAGAAACAGGAAGTGCGACATCTAGGCAACCCCGTTGGCAAGAGCAATTCCTGTTTCACGTATTATTAAACTTGGGGAGAATGCTAAGTTACGCTCTAGTTGGTGCTGCCATTGGTGCGCTAGGTGCCGTATTACTCAAGAGCGGATATTTAGCAGGCATTGGAAGTGAATTACGCCAATGGATGGCGATTATAACTGGCATTCTGCTGATTTGGTTTGGGATAAGACAAATAAATCCAGAGTTTTTGCCCCGTCTTCCAGTGTTACACCCTTTTTTACAAGGCAATCTGCATAACCGCCTGAGTGCGGAAATGGTCAAGCTTTCCCTACAAACCAAGTGGTGGACACCCGCGCTTTTGGGGATAACATGGGGTTTAATGCCCTGCGGATTCCTCTACGCTGCCCAGATTAAAGCGGCTGAAACTGGTAACTGGTGGATGGGCGCAGCCACAATGCTAGCTTTTGGCTTAGGCACTTTACCCACGATGCTAGGTGTTGGCGTATCTACAGCCTTAATTGGTCAAGATAAGCGCAGTCAGTTATTTCGTTTGGGTGGTTGGGTAACTCTCACTATCGGTGTGCTAACGCTTTTGCGAACTGGTGACACCATGGTAGATTACACTGGACATATTGCGTTGGTATTTTTAGTACTGGCGCTGATTGCTCGCCCCATCAGCGGTTTGTGGGCAAAACCTCTCCGTTACCGTCGTGCTTTGGGAGTTGGTGCTTTTGTGCTGTCATTAGCTCATACAACTCACATGATGGAACATTCATTGCAATGGAACTTTGCAGCCTTCTTTTTCCTGACACAAGAGTATCAATTAGGAATGGTGGCTGGTGCTATAGCATTGGTTTTGATGACTCCTGCTGCCTTAACTAGTTTTGATTCTTGGCAAAAGTTTCTGGGCAAATTTTGGAGACTGATTCATTTATTGAGCTTACCTGCTTTAGTGTTCGGTACTTTTCATGCTGTGACCATCGGTTCTCATTACTTAGGTGCTTTACAGCTAAGTTGGAAGAATAAGTTAGCAGTGTTGCTTTTAAGCTTTGTAACACTAGGTGTTTTACTGGTACGTTGGCGCTTTTTTTGGTCAATCTTATCTATACAAAAATTTTATGTTTCCTCTACCAAGTCGCGTTAG